A stretch of Pseudomonadota bacterium DNA encodes these proteins:
- a CDS encoding AraC family transcriptional regulator: protein MVNTVVLPRAFRKQEYYRFLELDGIACGKYHHFKDHSDHQVVITTCLFVFVLGGKKVLHLGAGDLVIDAGDAFFAQKDSYMYSEFIATDSRFQSLMFFIEDRFLDDFLKSNSHLLEKKPIPQPSTDGIFKIVISPLFKSSLESIFPYFLHESTHSKELLKLKFTEILLHLLESDEGGNFLFFLKNLFSQRKKDLVSVMEKNFAKPITVNEFARLSGRSLTTFKKEFQQLYKQPPKQWINQKRLARAYSLLSTAEKNVTEVCFEVGFENISYFSQLFKNRYKISPKELQKARN from the coding sequence ATGGTTAACACCGTAGTTCTCCCGAGAGCATTTCGAAAACAGGAGTATTACCGTTTCCTGGAACTTGATGGCATTGCCTGCGGGAAATATCACCACTTTAAAGATCACTCGGACCATCAGGTGGTCATCACAACCTGTCTTTTCGTTTTTGTCCTCGGCGGCAAAAAGGTCCTGCATCTAGGAGCTGGAGATCTTGTAATAGATGCCGGGGACGCCTTTTTTGCCCAGAAAGATTCCTACATGTACTCTGAGTTCATCGCTACCGACAGCCGGTTTCAGAGCCTGATGTTCTTTATTGAAGACCGTTTCCTTGATGACTTTCTGAAATCAAACTCACATCTCCTTGAAAAAAAACCAATCCCGCAACCCTCAACGGACGGAATATTCAAAATAGTCATTTCTCCATTGTTCAAGAGTAGCCTGGAGTCAATTTTCCCCTATTTTCTCCATGAAAGCACCCACTCCAAAGAATTGCTGAAGTTGAAATTCACGGAGATCCTGCTGCATTTACTGGAGTCGGACGAAGGCGGCAATTTTCTCTTTTTCCTCAAAAATTTGTTTTCCCAGCGCAAGAAAGACCTGGTGTCCGTTATGGAGAAAAACTTTGCCAAACCGATCACCGTTAACGAATTTGCCCGTCTCTCCGGCCGCAGCCTGACTACTTTTAAAAAAGAGTTCCAGCAACTTTACAAGCAACCTCCCAAACAATGGATCAATCAAAAACGACTCGCCCGTGCCTATTCACTGCTGTCCACTGCCGAGAAAAATGTTACCGAAGTGTGCTTTGAAGTCGGCTTTGAAAACATCTCCTACTTCAGCCAGCTGTTCAAAAACAGGTACAAGATTTCGCCCAAGGAACTGCAAAAAGCCCGGAATTAA
- a CDS encoding DUF3106 domain-containing protein, whose product MTRYGISISIAVWWVLMIFLSWGPVALAAGDEGRAVQWSELTPDEQKTLKPFAERWQELTPEKQDKLRRGARRWKKMNSGERRLAGERLKRWKEMSPEQRQQVRRRFEWFQQLPEEERRRLRDAGKRFRELSPERKERLKERWRQMSPEKRQEFRERRRDNDRPERRDSNRDLPGARSQKPE is encoded by the coding sequence ATGACAAGATACGGAATTAGCATTTCGATTGCCGTCTGGTGGGTCCTGATGATTTTCCTTTCGTGGGGACCGGTTGCTTTGGCTGCTGGTGATGAAGGACGTGCTGTGCAATGGTCGGAATTGACTCCGGACGAGCAGAAAACCTTGAAACCGTTTGCTGAGCGCTGGCAGGAACTCACTCCGGAAAAGCAGGATAAATTACGGCGGGGCGCCCGCCGCTGGAAGAAAATGAATTCCGGTGAGAGAAGACTTGCCGGTGAGAGATTGAAGCGGTGGAAGGAAATGAGCCCGGAACAGCGGCAGCAGGTCCGCCGGAGATTTGAATGGTTTCAGCAGCTTCCTGAAGAGGAGAGGCGCAGATTGAGGGATGCGGGCAAGAGGTTCCGGGAGCTGTCGCCGGAACGAAAGGAAAGATTGAAGGAACGCTGGCGGCAGATGTCTCCCGAAAAGCGGCAGGAATTCCGGGAGAGGCGTCGGGACAATGATCGCCCCGAGAGAAGGGATTCCAACCGCGATCTGCCCGGTGCCAGGAGCCAGAAGCCAGAATGA